In the Clarias gariepinus isolate MV-2021 ecotype Netherlands chromosome 10, CGAR_prim_01v2, whole genome shotgun sequence genome, GAGATAAATAAGCTAGTTTAGCTGTTAGCAGTATTTTAGAAACCACTAACTTGGTcttatttaacttaaaaatttcACCCAGAAAATGGCAGAGTGGGGCAGAAATGGGTGGAGCTGAGCCAAAAGCTGGGTTAGAGTCTCTTTTTAATTGACAATGAAGgtaaaaatctaattggcttgtttaaagcCCAGAGAATTAAACATGGAAAATAgacaaacagcatttttttcccaTGGACACTGGAGCCCTGTCTgtctaaaaatgtctaaaatctgATTTTCCTCCAATAGGTTCCCtttaaaataagtgtgtgtgtgtgtgtgtgtgtgtgtgtgtgtgtgtgtgtgtgtttgtgtgtgtgtgtgtgagtgtgtgtgtgtgtgtgtgcgcatgttcTCATATCTCAAATGTCTCACTAAAGGAAGTTCTGCAGCACACAGGAAACCCACAATCATTATGCAAGACAGGTTACTAAACAGACTTTACAGTTTACAGCAGTATGCCTGAAGCTCAGCTGTGTTCCTCCGAAAATTTCACTTTAACATGTACCCACGggttattttaaaaggaatctTGTACAAGAAATCTCAGCAAAAACGAAGGACATCCCCTTGCAATTATAAGGAAAGATATTTTGTACTAAACACTGAGGATCTGACTTACTCTGAACGTCGCCCTGGGGTAAGTAAATGCAGTTATTTTCTGACAGCAattcagcagttttttttttttttttacatttaatgaagTGTGTATATATCACATACATATTTTGATTAAACGttacaaaacatttatataacataataaaaccgaatatgtgtgtgtgttttcagtgtttatgtacaaTATTAAGTTATATAAGCAATGTAATTGTGATTATTAGCTTTAATATGCTCTCACTAAAAGCTAGAAGCATAAATAATATTGCAGTATTGCGGACTTAATGCACAGAAtgattaaagttaattaaaaaaaacgtttttgatGGTGTTTTAGAAAAAGCCAGTCCTCAAGGGCTGCATTGAACTTTCCCGGATAAAGTGTGTAGAAACTGTACGCAGTGACCTTCCCATTCCCTGTGAATACAAATATCCTTTCCAGGTGAGAGTGCTGCAAAcctgtgttaattttttttttataatatttcaaatggatggatggatggatggatagatagatggatagatggatagatggaaaaCTGTTTAAGACAGCGTCCCTGATTAGATTAATTTGGAGCTAGTAGACGTTACAGAGGTAGAACATGAATACTCAATCCCTATATTGTTGTTCATATTTCCTTTTTCATTAGGGAAAATGATTATCTTTCATTTAAGTCTCAGATTTAACACATTCATTacagctaaataaataataactacataaaaaaattaattcatgaaAGAAACAGGAAAAGGTCAGGTCCCCATATCATCCATTTGTTATAAGCaatgtatctactgtatgtacgttCGAAATTTCAAACTGATATGAATGTATgatgaaaatatttttcctcttctttttctttcggctgctcccactATCCATATTAATGGCTTGATTTAGTTTGGTGGAAATGTGAGTATGACAAAACAACTCATAGTTTATGGTTTACTTGCAGGTTGTCTACGATAGCTACCACCTTTATGTGTTTGCACCAGACAATGACTGCAGGCTTAAATGGGTCAGAGCTCTTAAAGAGGGTGAGCAGATGTTCTGCACATGATGAAATCAAATTTCAAATCAATTTttccattaattattatttcatgatGATCTGCATTCCGTCTCATTTATATCTTATCCTATGCGAAGAGACAAAATGCAACAACCTAGAAAAGAACTACCACCCTGATTTCTGGGGAGAGGGAAAATGGAGGTGTTGTAACAGGACGGATAAATTGGCAACCGGGTGCAGTGACTATTACCCCAGTGGATGCGGTACAGTAAAACTCAGCTAACTATGAAAATGATGGTCTAATATAatatggacatttttttttttatattctacaaATGTTACTTTTTCCAATGCAGCATCCAAAAAACCTTTGCCTCCAACACCAAATGCAGAGGTAAGTCAAATATAATGCAACTGTATACTGATATGTTTACTGTGTAAACCAGATGATGTTTTTGCCCTTTTAAGACAATGAGACAAAGTTGTTGTTGCTAACATCATGCTTGAATAATCCTTTAACGTTCTGTCCCACAGCGGCGATTCTCTAGCCAAGAATTGCGAATTGTTGTGGCTATGAAGAACTTTATTCCTCAAGAGTTTACAGACATCGCACTGCACAAAGATGAGGAGTACACTGTAATAGACTGTTCTGAACCCAACTGGTGGACTGTCAGGGATAAACATGGGTAAATACCAGACACCAGATACAATTCCTTTATCATATCTTAGTGTTGCAGTACTTTATCAtcataagtattattattattgttattattatgtagTTGTTGAAAAAGGTTTCATGGTTAGGAACATGCCTTTTCTTGCGTTCCTAAACCAAAATCACTTGTGCAGCAGAAATAGCTCATTTATCAATAATAACAATGTTGTTTGCATTgatatattagttttttttttatttttattttttttattgaagatGCAGAACATTCACAAAAGCTTATAGCTAATTGTAATATTTCTGATgagaaaaacaatacagataTTTTACATTTGGACACAGTGTTCTCCTGAAGTAAACCTAgattgcattttgttttgtatttggtTACGTTTTCTTAAAGCATTTTGAGCGTTACAGTGAATGGCATGAGGAAACTACTAAGAAGTCTAGTtgaatttgcctttttttttatctgtaattaGGGACTTGAATTATAAATATGCTGTTGACctataaagatatatatatatatatatatatatatattcttttgcttttgcaatgttttatttaaggcTCTCACAGTTTTGTTGGCAAATTGTAAATTGATATTGACCTATGTCAATCCTTTCCATATCAGCAGTAATGAACAATTTGCTTGTTTAGAAGCTCACATTCGTATTAAGAGCTCATTTAGAAGCTTACTTTCATGGTGTAATATGAATTTCTATGGATATTAACTTTgcaactatttttttattctgtatcttCGACCTTTCCAGTCAAAAAGTGTAAAAGAGTAGGATCTGTACACTAAGGTGCCACAATATGTCAAAGTGTATAATTATTTAGTTCTGTAGTTTAGGAAAGATTATGTTATGGTTGGTGATCCTAAACGACACCgaatttgacataaaaaaaaaaagtctcaggaCTGCTGAGTTTCTTCACAAATTTCATTAGAGTATTTCTCTGCATGTCTATGTTGGGCAGTGGTTGGGATCTTTTGAAATTGGGAGTTTCAGttctgttgtttatttgttttatattaaattacttgactaatttttatattatttccttacaataaacaataacatGTTTAAGATTATTGGATGGATACATTCTTAAGAACattaagaaacattttattgctggttaaattctatttttttctgtagcaTACAGTTTAGTCATGTTTGATTACGACTAACATGATGTGTATATAAAACACCAAAGTCAGAATTGCAGCTGTCAcactttaaaatgacatttgaAACTTTCCCACTCGGACTTGGATTTGGCCCAAGGTTTTGGTTTTGTATTATTCACGTATGATCAGAAACATGCATAACTTAGATtcaccttgaaaaaaataagaacttAAAGCATATTATATAGATTTGGAGCTGAATTCACAAATACTTTTAACTCTTCTGTAGCTGAGGTTTGAGTAAACAGCTTTTCAGTTTTGTCAATACAAGGAAACGCTGGATGTTGAAATTCTAGTCTGTGGTAATAACAGATGCATTAGATATGAGGAACATTTATTGGGTTAAATAGGTGATAAATTAAGAGGTTTGGTTGAAAAGGTGTTTGGAATGTTGTAGCGATTTAAACCATGAAGTTCTTTTATCGAATAACGATGTTGGCAGCATCTGTTTAATCATTAGATTAATGTAGCATTTATTCAACTTAgagttttatataaattttatataaatttataatatcCACTTAAAAAGgtcaattaatattaataataattaataataactttaaagtTTGAGCTCAAATGATCCATTTATAGGGGGTTTcagtgttcattaaaaaaaatatatatatacagtatatatcttcTTCTTTCTTGTCTTTCGGCTAATCCCTCTTAGGGGTCGCTTTTAATGTGGTTGTGCTAAACACAAGCTGGTTTTGGTTCAACACATGTAATATtgatttaaatgtgtaaatgaaCTAATCAGAGAGTAATGGCATTACACTGATGTTTTTGGAATTAAACTGATGTGTGGTGATGTAGACTGATTAAACCTGTATCTGTGCAGTTGATGTGTACCTCTGCAGTAAACGTGTGTACAAAAGCCCATCCCTTTTTTTCACCtttgatttttttcctgtttctcaCAGACATGTTGGAACTGTGCCTTGCATTTATGTTAAAGAAAAACTTTCCAACAACATTGAACACTTTGAGTAAGAACTACCTATATAATTAAGTACAGGCATAAATCCATATGTATATGTTAAAGattgaaaaaaacatattattaatttttttaattgtcctttttcttttatagaTGGTACAACAAAAATGTAACCCGGACTGAAGCTGAAGAATTATTAACAGCTGTGgtaaatataccaaaaattgtaaaataaatgtttagaaaGCCTTTTAGTACATGCACAAACTTGATCACCTTCAAGTAGATTATTGCAATGTCTGCAATAGATTTTTCACAGTCTGCAGTTACTGTTGGATAAATTTGTCACAAGCAAGAAGAGTTTATTCTCTGGCTTTCTGCAAGCCTGCAGTAGTTGCAGCTGCACAGTGTGCATGTAGGGTTCAAACAGAAATCCAAAACCTTTAAACCAATGTGGCTGTGAGGTTTCCTGTCATAGTTGTATTGCATGTTCATTTCAGACTGTGACAATTTTACACCTTTATATGCATTTACAGTTTTAGCATTTGTACTGTACTCTATAATAATGAGCTGCTAACACAAATAGTagcgcaatttttttttttatcactgcaCACAGGAGTTTTTTGTTCAAGGCAAACATTTGCTAAAGTAATCAATATAATCTGACAGatgtttgtattttatgttattagGATAAGGAGGGTGCTTTCATGGTGCGTGACTCCCGGCACGCAGGAGTTTACACAGTGTCTGTATTTACCAAAGCCCCCGGGTAAAACCATTACTTCAGTGTGTTTTTCCAATCTGTCCATTATCCGAGATGCTCATGTTCTTCAATACAGTTGTTCACAGATCTTCACAGATCTTATCAATATGAAATTTTGATTTTCTGCAGATCAAACGGAGAAAAATATCCAAGGGTCAAGCATTACAAGATCAGAGAGACAGAAGATGAAGAGCCCAAGTATTACTTGgctgaaaaatatttattcagcTCCATTCCAGAACTCATTACTTATCATCAACACAATGCAGCAGGTAAAGTGCAAACGCCATGTTATACCTAGTCATAACATGCTGGTAAATATCAGCTCGAAAACTGCCGTGTCATTCACCTTGTACATGCTTTtgtcaaaaattatttattaataagtacaactaaaaacaaaaatctattttcacaaaatgttttgcattgttcAGATGCTGTTTAATGTGACTGATGATTAATTAATGTGTGTTGTAATGTGTTTGTTATGGTGGTAGGTTTAATAACACGACTGAGACACTGTGTCTCCCAAGGCCAAGGGAAGTCTCCCAGAATAGAGGAGCTTGAATCAGGTAGTTATTCCTAAAatcttaattaaaattattattattattattattattattatatatataactaaatattgtatagctaaataaaaaaaataataaaaaaaacagaggtgTTTTTTCTACGTTGTTGTCATAGAATAAAATATTCAAGACTAAAAGCAACACTTCTCAGTTGGCAGTTTGTACATTTCTGCATATAAATGATAACTGAGAAGTGTTTGATAACACtcacagtctgtgtgtgtctgtgccttGCAGAGGAGTGGGAAATAGACATGGAGGACCTGACTCTTGGGGAGGAGCTCGGCAGTGGCCAGTTCGGTCTGGTGTTGCAGGGCTTGTATCGTGGTGAAAAGGTGGCTGTAAAGACCATCCGTGAAGGGGCTATGTCAGAAGAGGAGTTCAAAGAGGAGGCAAGGGTTATGATGTAAGTGTCACTTTACATTAATTGTTTCCACCACAAAGTGTAATAGCTGTTAAACTGATTTATCCACATCATAGTAATAATGGCAGTAATACGTTATTAAACACGGAAAATTCCTAGAGCCCACACTAACACCAGGTATTATAGTGcggagtaaaataaataaaaagaaacatttcatTCCAGCTCGGTATAATTCACATTGTTGTGGaaattttaagcaaataaattaactttagtttctttttttctttttttttcaaagataaaCTAATTTCTAAAACCTCTTGAAACCAAAAGTCCTTGTAGGAGGACAATACCTACATTATATACTTTTGTTGATTTTTCTTCTACTAAAGGCAACTTGGTATAATTCCTTTGCTAGATTTGTTATCATTTAATGACATTGATTAAATTAATATCATAGCTCAtaaagagaaacagtaaacCGAATCTGCATTTTACCCAGCAGTAGAATCTGGGGCCTGGGAggttagtgttttgtttttcaaatccTGTTCTTAGTTTAAATACTTGTTATTCATTGAAGTATTGACTTTATTTCTTTGGGATAAACTCTGGAAGCCTTGCTGAGTTTGTTGGTGTAGTAATTAAGCTTCCTGTTGAACATGCAGAAGTGTTTGCCATACATACCTGCATGCTGTCCATTATGACCGCATCTCTACCTTGAATATTATATCTGATTTTGCTCACCATGATGTCCTGAACCACAGGAAAGTATCCCACCCGAAGCTAGTGAGGTTGTATGGCGTATGCACCCAGCAGTCCCCCATGTACCTGGTGTTTGAGTTTCTGAAGAATGGCTGCCTGGCAGAATACCTGCGCTCCCGGAAAGGTTCTGTTTCCCAAGAGACTTTCCTGGGCATGTGTTTAGATGTGAGCGAAGCAATGGCTTACCTGGAGAGCTCGAACTTCATTCACAGAGACCTGGTAAATCTTTGTCTCCAACACTTGTCTTAAGAAGTCATTGACTAATCATAGCTCACGAATCTAAATTTGTTCCAAAACATGCTTTATAGGCTGCAAGAAACTGCCTAGTGTCCGAAGACCTCGTGGTGAAAGTCTCAGATTTTGGGATGACCaggtaataaaatatttatgttataaaataatattgttattatatttattcagcttcttaaaaaaaggataaatgcTTTCTCACACACCATGTATCCTTGACGTTGTCTCATCTTGCAGGTTTGTATTGGATGACCAATATACCAGCTACACCAGCAAATTCCCAG is a window encoding:
- the itk gene encoding tyrosine-protein kinase ITK/TSK, encoding MYPRVILKGILYKKSQQKRRTSPCNYKERYFVLNTEDLTYSERRPGKKPVLKGCIELSRIKCVETVRSDLPIPCEYKYPFQVVYDSYHLYVFAPDNDCRLKWVRALKEETKCNNLEKNYHPDFWGEGKWRCCNRTDKLATGCSDYYPSGCASKKPLPPTPNAERRFSSQELRIVVAMKNFIPQEFTDIALHKDEEYTVIDCSEPNWWTVRDKHGHVGTVPCIYVKEKLSNNIEHFEWYNKNVTRTEAEELLTAVDKEGAFMVRDSRHAGVYTVSVFTKAPGSNGEKYPRVKHYKIRETEDEEPKYYLAEKYLFSSIPELITYHQHNAAGLITRLRHCVSQGQGKSPRIEELESEEWEIDMEDLTLGEELGSGQFGLVLQGLYRGEKVAVKTIREGAMSEEEFKEEARVMMKVSHPKLVRLYGVCTQQSPMYLVFEFLKNGCLAEYLRSRKGSVSQETFLGMCLDVSEAMAYLESSNFIHRDLAARNCLVSEDLVVKVSDFGMTRFVLDDQYTSYTSKFPVKWSSPEVIRYNKFSSKSDVWSFGVLMWEVYSEGRLPYECRTNGEVVESLNAGLRLLKPRLCPEPVYQLMQWCWKEKPEDRPSFVLLFHELASLADI